A genomic segment from Alistipes senegalensis JC50 encodes:
- the rplL gene encoding 50S ribosomal protein L7/L12 gives MADVKKLAEELVNLKVTEVNELAQILKEEYGIEPAAAAVAVAAPAAGAGEAAAAEKSTFDVILKAAGQAKLQVIKVVKDIAGLSLGDAKALVDGAPKAVKEGVSKEEAEQIKGQLEEAGAEVELK, from the coding sequence ATGGCAGACGTAAAGAAACTTGCTGAAGAACTGGTTAACCTGAAGGTTACCGAGGTAAACGAACTCGCTCAGATCCTCAAGGAGGAGTATGGCATCGAGCCGGCTGCTGCCGCTGTTGCCGTTGCAGCTCCCGCTGCCGGCGCAGGCGAGGCCGCTGCTGCCGAGAAATCGACGTTCGACGTGATCCTGAAAGCCGCCGGCCAGGCCAAGCTCCAGGTTATCAAGGTCGTGAAGGACATCGCCGGTCTTTCGCTGGGTGACGCTAAAGCGCTCGTTGACGGTGCTCCCAAGGCCGTTAAGGAGGGTGTTTCCAAGGAAGAGGCTGAGCAGATCAAGGGCCAGCTCGAGGAGGCAGGTGCTGAAGTTGAGCTCAAGTAG